The following proteins are co-located in the Brevibacillus laterosporus DSM 25 genome:
- a CDS encoding CBO0543 family protein, translated as MGRSIINTVKHWKKSNLRSWPKQPSFREKLKSYVPTMIFVSWLGTYLDLIFVEKQLYSFPVRPFPDIFKINIMFTLCILPIVTAIFLNCLQSMNSWQRKGIVLFSGIIAAGIEQISEKLGWFTHSSEWRHFYSFFGYILFMWLIWKFHLWIIHLSKEAPQQ; from the coding sequence ATGGGGAGATCTATCATAAATACTGTAAAACACTGGAAAAAATCGAACTTGCGGTCATGGCCAAAACAGCCATCTTTTAGAGAGAAACTTAAATCTTATGTTCCAACAATGATATTTGTTTCTTGGTTGGGAACTTATCTGGATCTCATCTTTGTGGAGAAGCAATTGTATTCTTTTCCTGTGAGACCGTTTCCCGATATTTTTAAAATCAATATTATGTTTACTCTGTGTATATTGCCGATTGTTACAGCTATCTTTCTGAATTGCTTGCAGTCGATGAACTCATGGCAAAGAAAGGGAATCGTCCTGTTTTCCGGCATAATAGCAGCTGGAATTGAACAGATATCTGAAAAACTGGGATGGTTTACCCACAGCAGCGAATGGCGGCATTTTTATTCCTTTTTCGGCTATATCCTATTTATGTGGCTTATTTGGAAATTTCATCTATGGATAATTCATTTATCAAAAGAAGCCCCTCAACAATAA
- a CDS encoding RHS repeat-associated core domain-containing protein: MRSELLYDDVESQKQGYYYTNAHGDIVEIKDKAGQTLNKYEYDLWRNVESKQEKMSNPFLYAGELYDEESGLIYLRARYYDPNDGRFITEDTYKGQVDNPLSLNRYTYVSNNPFRYADPSGHIPTPMEAAEMAGHIYSQSGDFSGGWKFNYAINGGDNMVMGVYSRVKANGTTEYALVNKGTTASSLSDWKNNIEQHFGSLEDMKASIENSKEFVMNHSNNEITMAGHSKGGANAVVANKNSIIFNPATVNLKAYGIISSNYSASMTTFIVEGDILNSIEVGFSKPIDKVVYLPQQYRGHWSEFWQTNAIDRIKNHLMGAVQKALKEAEYK; this comes from the coding sequence TTGAGGAGTGAACTACTCTACGATGATGTGGAAAGCCAAAAACAAGGCTATTACTATACAAATGCCCACGGTGACATCGTAGAAATAAAGGATAAGGCTGGGCAGACCCTAAATAAGTATGAGTACGACCTATGGAGAAATGTAGAGAGCAAGCAGGAAAAGATGTCAAATCCGTTCTTGTATGCGGGTGAGCTATATGATGAAGAATCAGGCTTGATTTATCTGCGTGCCAGGTATTATGATCCAAATGATGGAAGGTTTATAACAGAGGATACGTATAAGGGGCAAGTGGATAATCCTTTGTCACTCAACAGGTATACGTATGTCAGTAATAATCCGTTTAGGTATGCTGATCCGAGTGGGCATATTCCAACACCTATGGAAGCTGCTGAAATGGCCGGACACATTTATAGTCAATCGGGGGATTTTTCTGGAGGGTGGAAGTTCAACTATGCCATCAATGGTGGTGATAATATGGTGATGGGAGTATATTCAAGAGTAAAAGCAAATGGAACAACTGAATATGCACTGGTAAATAAAGGTACAACGGCATCAAGCTTGAGTGACTGGAAAAATAATATCGAACAGCATTTTGGTTCATTAGAAGATATGAAGGCGTCAATTGAAAATTCAAAAGAATTTGTGATGAATCATTCGAACAACGAAATAACTATGGCTGGGCACTCGAAAGGAGGGGCAAATGCAGTGGTAGCAAATAAAAACAGTATCATATTCAATCCTGCAACCGTCAATCTGAAGGCATATGGGATAATTTCTTCCAATTATAGTGCCAGTATGACTACATTTATTGTAGAAGGTGATATTCTAAATTCTATAGAAGTGGGGTTCAGTAAACCAATAGACAAAGTGGTGTATTTGCCTCAACAGTACAGAGGACATTGGTCTGAGTTTTGGCAAACAAACGCTATTGACAGGATAAAAAACCATTTAATGGGCGCAGTCCAAAAGGCGCTAAAGGAAGCAGAATATAAGTGA